Genomic DNA from Acuticoccus sp. MNP-M23:
CGCGAGCGCGGCATCAAGGTGTTCACTGCCATGGATTTCGAGGGTGATTGAGGGCGCGGTTGACAACCCGGCGCCGCAGGGCGAGCGTTCGATCAGGCCCATTGACCGGAGAGCCCCATGATCCCTGGCGAAATCGTTTGCGCTGACGGCGAGATCGAGCTGAATGCGGGCGCCACCGTGACCGAGCTTGCCGTTGCCAACACCGGCGACCGGCCGATCCAGGTGGGCTCCCATTATCATTTCTACGAAACCAACAGCGCGCTGCGGTTCGACCGTGAGGCGGCCCGCGGCCTGCGGCTCGACATTGCGTCCGGCTCGGCCACGCGCTTCGAGCCGGGGCAGGAGCGCACGGTAAAGCTGGTGCCGCTATCGGGTGCGCGCATCGTCCACGGTTTCAACGGCAAGGTTGCCGGCCCGCTCGGCTGACCCTCCCGCCGGTTTCGCTTTCGGCACGGAATTTGCCGTGCGTGGAACGCCAGAACCCGTTTCGAGTTCGGCTGGAACCGGAGAATTGCCATGTGCGGTCAATGCGTTATCGATAGTGTGCGCAACACGATGCTGTCGCGCCGAAATCTTCTTCGCGGCAGCACGGCAGCCGTTGCAGTGGCGGCGACCGGCGGGCTGATTGCGCCGCGCCCGGCCAGTGCGCAAACCGCTGGCGGCACTCTCGCCGACCTCACGCATACGCTGTCAGAGGACTTTCCGACGTTTGGCGGCATGCCGGGCTTTGCCAAGACCCAGCAGTTCAATTTCGCCGACAACGGCTACAACCTCTTCAAGCTGTCCATCGACGAGCACACCGGCACCCACATGGACGCTCCGCTGCACTTCTCCAGCGATGGCGCATCGGTGGACGAGATCCCGGTCGGCGACCTGATGGCGCCCATCGCGAAGATCGACATTGCCGCGAAGGCCGCCGAAAACGCCGACGCGCAGGTGACGCCGGACGATATTGCGGCATGGATCGAAGCCAACGGCGACCTGCCGGAGCGCTTCATTGCGGCGATGTATTCGGGCTGGGGCGAGAAGGCGGCGACCGACGGATTCCGCAATGCCGACGATACCGGAACGATGCACTTTCCGGGCTTCCACGTGGAGGCGGCGGACATGCTGAAGGACACCGGCTGCATCGGCATAGCAGTCGACACGCTGTCGCTCGACTACGGCAAGTCGCCCGATTTCGCGACGCATTATTCCTGGTTGCCGTCCGGCCGGTGGGGGCTGGAGTGCGTTGCCAACCTCGGCGCCTTGCCGGCGGCAGGGGCCACGATGATTGTGGGTGCCCCCAAGAACCGCGGCGGAACCGGCGGCCCGAGCCGCGTCTTCGCGCTGGTCTGAGTCCGCCCGGCGCAGAATAAAATGAACCGGGCAGAAAACTCTGCCCGGTTCACAATATGCACTCGTAATATCCAGAAATGTACGCGTTTACTCAGTCAAATTCCTGCGAGTTGTATTCAGTGCCTGAGGCGTAAATTAAAATGTTTGCTCCCCTCTGCACCAACCAGAGATTTGTTGCGTGCTGGTAATATTCAAGCGGACCCCGCTGAGGATTAAACAAACTGTGACGCAGAGCACAAACCGCAAAACTTGTTTTACGTTGAACCGCTTACGCCGGATTTCCAGTGGTTCGGACGAAGGCCGGACTTGTCTTGCGGTTGACACGCCGCACCTTGTGCCATGCGCGCCGGATCAGAAAATGTCCCCGTCGCCGGGTGTTTCGATCGACTGATTGACGGTGGCGCGGAAGAGGTCGTTGCCGCCGCCGAGGTCCGGAATGATGGTGCCCGCTGCGCTGGTGCCGGAAAAGCTGGTCTGGTCGGTGCTGAACGTCTGAGCCATTTGGCTTGCCCGTTTTGCTTTCGGAGGCTGACCGGGGTGGCATGGCAATTGCGAGGCTGCGGACGATTGCGAGCCGCCCGCGATCCCGCCACTATGGCGTTGACAGCAAGCCCCGGAGACACCCGCCATGCCCGCCCGCCTCTCTCGCGCCGACTATGCGGCCATGTTCGGACCCACGGTGGGCGACAAGGTCCGCCTCGGCGACACCGAGCTCTTCATCGAGGTGGAGAAGGACCACACCACCTACGGCGAGGAGGTGAAGTTCGGCGGCGGCAAGGTGATCCGCGACGGCATGGGCCAGAGCCAGGCGACCCGCGAGCAGGGCGCGGTGGACACCGTCATCACCAATGCGCTGATCCTCGACTGGTGGGGCGTGGTGAAGGCCGACGTCGGCCTGAAGGACGGCAGGATCGTCAAGATCGGCAAGGCCGGCAACCCGGACACCCAACCCGGCGTCGACATCATCGTCGGCCCCGGCACCGAGGCGATTGCGGGGGAGGGGAAGATCCTCACCGCCGGCGTCATCGACAGCCACATCCACTTCATCTGCCCGCAGCAGATCGACGAGGCGCTGGCCTCCGGCGTCACCACCATGCTGGGCGGCGGCACCGGGCCTGCCACGGGCACCAACGCCACCACGTGCACCCCCGGCCCCTGGCACATCGCGCGGATGATCCAGGCGGCCGACGCCTTCCCCATGAACCTCGGCTTTGCCGGCAAGGGCAACGCCTCGCTCCCCGCAGCCCTCCGTGAGCAGGTGAACGGCGGCGCCATGGCGCTGAAGCTCCACGAAGACTGGGGCACCACCCCCGCCGCCATCGACACCTGCCTCACGGTCGCCGACGAGACCGACGTTCAGGTGATGATCCACACCGATACGCTGAACGAGAGCGGCTTCGTCGAGGACACCATCGCCGCCTTCAAGGGCCGCACCATCCACGCCTTCCACACCGAGGGGGCGGGCGGCGGCCATGCGCCGGACATCATCAAGGTGGCGGGGCTCCCCAATGTCATCCCGTCGTCCACCAACCCGACGCGGCCCTACACGGTGAACACCATCGAGGAACACCTCGACATGCTGATGGTCTGCCATCATTTGTCGAAGTCGATCCCCGAAGACATCGCGTTCGCCGAAAGCCGCATCCGCAAGGAGACCATCGCGGCCGAGGACATCCTGCACGACATGGGCGCCTTCTCCATCATCGCGTCCGACAGCCAGGCCATGGGCCGGGTCGGCGAGGTGCTGACGCGCACCTTCCAGACCGCGCACAAGATGAAGGTCCAGCGTGGCCGCCTCGCGCAGGAAACCGGCGAGAACGACAATTTTCGTGCCCGCCGCTACATCGCCAAGGTGACGATCAACCCGGCGATTGCGCACGGGATTTCCGGCCATGTCGGCTCCATTGAGGAAGGCAAGCGGGCCGATCTCGTCCTGTGGTCGCCGGCCTTCTTTGGCGTGAAGCCGGACATGGTGCTGATCGGCGGCACCATCGCCATGGCGCAGATGGGCGATCCCAACGCGTCGATTCCCACGCCGCAGCCGGTCTACATGCGGCCGATGTTCGGTGCATTCGGTGCCTCGATGACGTCCTCTTCGGTCACGTTCGTCTCCCGTGCGGCATCGGACAACGACTATGGCACCATGAAGGAGACGGTGCCGGTGGAGGGCTGCCGCGGCATCGGCAAGGCGGACATGAAGCTAAACGACGCGCTGCCGGACATCGAGGTCGATCCCGAGACCTACCGCGTCACCGCCGACGGCGAGCACCTCACCTGCGAGCCGGCGGCCGAACTCCCGCTCGCCCAGCGCTATTTCCTCTACTAGGAGCCGCAAGATGGCCGAACGCCTCAACCCGCCGAGCCTTTACGATTCAGTCCAGTACGGCTTTTCCCACGCTGCGGTGAGTGGGGAGGGGCGCACGATCCACTGCGCGGGGCAGGTGGCGTGGGACAAGGACCACAATCTCGTCGGCGCCGGCGACCTTGCCGCCCAGACGCGGCAGATCGTGAAGAACCTCAAGGCTGTGCTGGAGGCGGCGGGGGCAGGGCCTGCGGATGTGGTGCGCATCCGCACCTACGTTGTGGATCACACGCCGGACAAGCTTGGCACCGTCGGCGCCGAGATGGCCGGCTTCTGGGGGGACGTGACCCCGGCGCCCAACACATGGATCGGCGTCTCCACCCTGGCGCTGCCTGACTTCATGATCGAGATCGAGGCGACCGCGGTCGTCTCGTCATAAGCCTCAGCGACCGGCCTCTCCGGTCGCCATGCGCGAAATCTGACGAACTGTGATGACGATCACCCATTGCGCGCGTCCGGTCCCTTGCAGAATGCCTGCCTGGTGACGACCTGACACTGTATCGAGACAGTGAA
This window encodes:
- a CDS encoding cyclase family protein gives rise to the protein MCGQCVIDSVRNTMLSRRNLLRGSTAAVAVAATGGLIAPRPASAQTAGGTLADLTHTLSEDFPTFGGMPGFAKTQQFNFADNGYNLFKLSIDEHTGTHMDAPLHFSSDGASVDEIPVGDLMAPIAKIDIAAKAAENADAQVTPDDIAAWIEANGDLPERFIAAMYSGWGEKAATDGFRNADDTGTMHFPGFHVEAADMLKDTGCIGIAVDTLSLDYGKSPDFATHYSWLPSGRWGLECVANLGALPAAGATMIVGAPKNRGGTGGPSRVFALV
- a CDS encoding urease subunit beta, which translates into the protein MIPGEIVCADGEIELNAGATVTELAVANTGDRPIQVGSHYHFYETNSALRFDREAARGLRLDIASGSATRFEPGQERTVKLVPLSGARIVHGFNGKVAGPLG
- a CDS encoding RidA family protein — its product is MAERLNPPSLYDSVQYGFSHAAVSGEGRTIHCAGQVAWDKDHNLVGAGDLAAQTRQIVKNLKAVLEAAGAGPADVVRIRTYVVDHTPDKLGTVGAEMAGFWGDVTPAPNTWIGVSTLALPDFMIEIEATAVVSS
- the ureC gene encoding urease subunit alpha; its protein translation is MPARLSRADYAAMFGPTVGDKVRLGDTELFIEVEKDHTTYGEEVKFGGGKVIRDGMGQSQATREQGAVDTVITNALILDWWGVVKADVGLKDGRIVKIGKAGNPDTQPGVDIIVGPGTEAIAGEGKILTAGVIDSHIHFICPQQIDEALASGVTTMLGGGTGPATGTNATTCTPGPWHIARMIQAADAFPMNLGFAGKGNASLPAALREQVNGGAMALKLHEDWGTTPAAIDTCLTVADETDVQVMIHTDTLNESGFVEDTIAAFKGRTIHAFHTEGAGGGHAPDIIKVAGLPNVIPSSTNPTRPYTVNTIEEHLDMLMVCHHLSKSIPEDIAFAESRIRKETIAAEDILHDMGAFSIIASDSQAMGRVGEVLTRTFQTAHKMKVQRGRLAQETGENDNFRARRYIAKVTINPAIAHGISGHVGSIEEGKRADLVLWSPAFFGVKPDMVLIGGTIAMAQMGDPNASIPTPQPVYMRPMFGAFGASMTSSSVTFVSRAASDNDYGTMKETVPVEGCRGIGKADMKLNDALPDIEVDPETYRVTADGEHLTCEPAAELPLAQRYFLY